One Oxyura jamaicensis isolate SHBP4307 breed ruddy duck unplaced genomic scaffold, BPBGC_Ojam_1.0 oxyUn_random_OJ72894, whole genome shotgun sequence genomic window, AAGGAGTCTGTCAGGTGCCTCCAGGGGCCCATGGGCATTTGGGGGCAGCTTTTGGGGACCTACAGGGGACCCTGGAGGGGTGTGCCCCCCCGGGAGGGCCTGTGGGGCCCAGCATGTGTCTCGGGGGATGTATAGGGGCTGCAGGGATCTATAGGGTGCCTATAGGCCCCTCCGGGCACGTATGGGGCCGGTGGGCGGGCGGACCCTGGCGGACCCCCGGCGCCTGCGGCGCTGGAATCTGCCCCCGCCCCCGGCCTAATCCCGGTGACACTTTAACCAAAAGAGCCGCTTTTCGCCTTATATAACGGGGCCAGCGGCCGGGGGGACCCCGGGGACGGGGACGTCACCCCGCAGAGCCCAGGTACGGCCGGCGGGGGGATGTGGGACAggttggggacattggggagGGGTTGGGGACAGGTTGGGGACATCGGGGAGAGGTTGGAGACATTGGGGAGGGGGTGTGGGACAGGTTGGGGACATCGGGGAGGGGTTGGGGACAGGTTGGAGACATCAGGGAGGGGGCATGGGAGAGGTTGGGGATATCAGGGAGGGGGCGtgggacaggctgggggcaTTGCCAGGGGTTGGGGGCAGGTTGGGGATATCGGGGAGGGGGCATGGGACAGGTTGGGGACATCAGGGAGGGCATAGTGTCCGGTTGGGGATATCAGGGAGGGGACATGGGACAGGTTGGGGACATCGGGGATGAAATGGGGACAGGTTGGGAACATCGGGGAGGGGTTGGGGACAGGTTGGGAACATCGGGGAGGGGTTGGGGACAggttggggacattggggagGGGGCGTGGGACAGGTTGGGGACATTgtgaggggatggggacaggttGGGGACATCAGGGAGGGGATGGGAACAGGTTGGGGACATCCAAGAGGGGACATGGGACAGGTTGGGGATGTCAGGGAGGGGTTGGGGACATTGGAACTGGGACACGGAGGCGCTGTGGGTGTTGAGGAGGGGGTGGGGGCCAGGGGACACTGAGGACATCAGAGGGGACACAGGGATGGCTTTGGGGCATTGAGGGGGGTGGGGACGTTGGGAGGGAACACGGGGTGCCACAGGACCAGGGGACACAGGACCAGGACCCACGGGGGACAtcggggaggggacagggacccTTCACCCTGGGGACATGGCAGGCACAGCTGGCCggatgtccctgtccccagggagccagagcagggacagggacagcggGGAGGGGACACGGGACCAGGGCATGCCTGGGGACAGTAGGGagaggatggggacagcaggacagCTGGGGGGCGGGTGACGCAAGTGGTGACACCATGTCCCCAGATGTGTCACTGGTGGTCACCATGTCCCCCTGCCGTGGCCCTGCAGTCCTCATCCTCGTGTCTGCCCCGGTGtcccctccccgtgtcccctccccgtgccaccacagtccctgtccccatgttTGCCCCATGTCCCACgcatgtccccatccccatgctTTTGTCCCCAGCCATGCATCCTCAGTCCCCAGCCCAGTGTCCCTGTGGGTGCTGGTGTCCCCATGTCCGCCGGTGTCCCCATGGGTGCTGGTGTCCTCATCTCCTCAGGTGACTCCATGAGCGATGCCGTTCCCCATGGAGCCAGTGTCCCCATGGGTGTTGCTGTCCCCATGGGTGTcactgtccccatgtccccatgggTGCTGGGGTCCCCGTGGGTGCCACTGTCCCCATAGGTGCTGGTGTCCCTATGTCCCCATGTCCACTGGTGTCCCCATACATGATGTTCCCTATGTCCCCATGGGTGCTGGTGTCTCCATGGGTCCCCGTGGGTGTTGGTGTCCCCATGTCCACCAGTGTCCCCATGACTGACGCCGTTCCCCATGTCCAGCAGTGTCCCTGTGTCCAGCGGTGTCCCCGCGGGTGCTGGTgtccccgcacccccccccccacgatGCCATTCGGGGCGGTGCTGGCACAAGTCGGGGGGCTGGGACGCTTCCAGGTCCTACAGACAGTGCTGCTGTCGGTGCCCATCCTGCTCATGGCCAGCCACAACCTCCTGCAGAACTTCACCGCCGCCGTCCCCCCGCACCGCTGCCGcatccccagcaccacccctgCTGCCATCCATGGTCCCGGTGCCACCCTCGGCCTCCCCAGTGCCACACCGGGGCCGCCCAGTGCCACCATCAGGTCTCCTGATGGCACCTTGAGGTCCTCCAACGCCATCCCAAGGTCCCCTGATGGCACCTCAAGGTCCTCCAATGGCACTTTGAGGTCCTCCAACACCATCCTGAGGTCCCCAGATGGTACCATGGGGTCTCTCGATGGCACCCATGTCTCCAGTGCCACCGATGTCACACTTGATGGCACTCCGGAGTCCCCCAATGGCACCCGTGTTCCTCCTGAGGCCACCCTTGGGTCTTCTAATGACACCCTGGGACCTTCTGAGGCCACCCTGGGGTCCTGCTGGCGCTACGTGGCCTCGGCCCCACCCAACGGCAGCAGCGGCCCCCGGCCCACCGAGCCCTGCCATGACGGCTGGGACTACGACCTCAGCATCTACGTGGCCACCATCGTCACTGAGGTGGGGACAGGAACAAGGCGATGGGGGGAGAATGAAGGGTGGGAGGATGTGGCCTCCATCATCTCcaaggtggggatggggggacagggatggagatgaaggaagggagagggagaacCCTAGGGGGATGGAGGATGAACCCTATGGGGATGGAGGACAAACCCTATGGAGATGGAGGGGAAAACCCTATAGGGATGATGAGGGTTGGAGatgatggatggatggatggacgaATGGCAGGAAGGGGGAGGGACatttggggggagggaaggaccAGACCAGCCTcaccccatccctgtccctgcagtgGGACCTGGTCTGCAGCTACCGGCAGCTCCGGCAGATGGCCCAATCCATCTACATGGCTGGTGTCCTGGTGGGAGCCCTGGTCCTGGGGGGCCTCTCGGACAAGTAAGGGCAGAAGTCAGCCTctccccgtgcctcagtttctccctTGGACGTCGGGCAGACCATTGCCTGGTGGACCCTGGTGGCACCCAGTGCTTCCCTGTTGCAGGTTTGGGCGCAAGGCCATGCTGATGTGGTCCTACCTGCAGCTGGGGGTGATGGGGACGTGCACGGCCTTCGCCCCCAACTACGTGTCCTACTGTGTCTTCCGCTTCACCGGAGGCATGGCCCTCTCCGGCTTCGGCCTTAGCATCGCCTGCTTGGGTGAGGAGACGGGGACAGAGAGAGCTGTGGTAGGGACGTCCCGATGGCCATGGAAGGGATGACCCAATGGCTATGGATGGGGACAACTCAGTGGCCATGGATGGGAACAACCTGATGGTCATGGTGGGGACAGTGCAATGGCCATGGATTGGGACATCAACATGGCCATGTTGGGGACATCGTGATGGCCATGTTGGGGACATCCCAATGGCTATGGTGGAGACAACTCAATGGCCATGGATGGGGACATCAGCATGGCCATGGTAAGGACAATCCAATGGCCAAGGAGGGGGACATCCCACTCTCTATAGATGGAGATGTTCCTCCAGCTGCCGATGGGGCCATCCTAGTGGTCACCAGTGGGAACATCATGAAGGCCATGTAGGGGCCGTGTGATGGGGACACATCTGGACATGAGGGGGTGGCCACATGCACAAGGAGGATCACAGAGAGGGGACAATAAGTCAGCCATGTCCCCATGGTCCTTTGCAGTGGTGGAGTGGATCCCCACGCCCTACCGTGCCATCACCGTGGCCATCACCGGCTTTGCCTACACCCTGGGCCAGATCCTGCTGGCCGGCCTGGCCTACGCAGTCCCCCACTGGCGCTGGCTCCAGCTCACCGTCTCCCTGCCcttctttgtcttcctcctcTACTCCTGGTAGGACACCTGGGTCCCACTGGGGAGGCCCTGGAGACACGTGGAGCTCTCCTTGCCCCTctttttgcctcagtttcccccctTGCTGGCCACAGGTGGCTGGCTGAGTCCGCTCGTTGGCTGGTGCTCTCCGGGAAGGCTGAGAGGGCCGTGAAGGTCCTACAGCGGGTGGCCAGGATCAAtaagaagaaggaggaaggggagaagatCACGGTGGAGGTATTATGGCCCCACCAGGGGGAGCTCTGATCCAGAGTGGTCTTGGTTTTCCTGTCCCCCGCCCACCTTTCCTGGTTTCCCCCTTCCCAGAACCTGAGGTCCAACATGAAGGAGGAGTTGGCTGGTCTGAAGTCCTCCTACACCATCTCCGACCTGGTTCGGACCCCGGTCATCCGCCATATCTTCTTCTGCCTCTCCATTGTCTGGTGGGGCCAGGCTGGGTTGGGGAAGTGTGGTGGGGATAAGGTGAAGAGATGGCTGGATGGTAGGTTGGATAGATGGATGGTTGGTTGGATGGTTTGTTGGTTGGATTTTTGGATGAATGGTTAGTTGGTTGGATGGATGGTTGGATAGATGGTTGGTTGGATGGATGGATGCATAGTTGGTTGGATGGTTTGTTGGTTGGATGGATAGTTGGTTAGATGGCTGGATGGTTGGATGGTTGGTTGGATGGATGGTTGGATGGACAGCCAAGCCCTGAAGCCATCCATCCAGCCCTCTTCTCCATCTGACTCCCCTGTCCCACACAGCAGTGACATCCCAGGGTGGTGGGAAGGTCACCCCACCTAAAGACCTCTGACGGgcctctctccctgctcctctccaggtTCTCCATCAGTTTCTCATACTACGGGCTGGCCATGGATCTGCAGAACTTTGGCGTCAGCATTTACCTCATCCAGGTGATTTTCGGTGCTGTCGACTTCCCAGCCAAAGTGGTGGTGACCGTCTCCCTCAGCTACATCGGCCGGCGGGTGTCCCTCATGGTGGCCCTCTTCTTCGCAGGGCTGGTCATCATTGCCAACATCTTTGTCCCCACAGGTGGGTGGCCCAGGGTGATGGCGGGGTGGGTGGAGTCCACCCCTCTGGCCCTTCTCCAGATATTTAATTGGGTGCCCCACACCTTGCCACCCACCCATGGCACACCTGGGTACCTCCTTCGGCCACCCAAACTGCACCCGGTGgcccaggtggcttttgaataGCTCTGAGGATGGCGAGACGCCATCCTGTGtcccaccccaccaccaccccatgGCTGGGGAGCTCCCGGCCCAGTGCAAAGCCCACCTCGTGCCCACCTCGTGCCCCTCtctgccccagagctgcagaCAGTGCGCACGGCGCTGGCCGTCATCGGCAAGGGCTGCCTCTCCGCCTCCTTCAACTGCGTCTTCCTCTACACCACCGAGCTTTATCCTACTCCCatcaggtaaaaacaaaaccaaaaaacaaccaaacaaaaaaaaacctcttcccATCACCCCATGGGGCTCATTGACACCCCCAGGGGGTACTTGCCCCATGCTGACCCCCACGGTGCCCGCAGGCAGACCGGGTTGGGCTTCGGCAGCACCATGGCACGGGTGGGCGGCATCGTGGCGCCACTGGTGAAGATGATGGATGAGTACTACCCGTTCCTGCCCCCCGCCGTCTATGGGGTGGCCCCTGTGGTGGCAGCCGTGGCGGCTGGCTTCCTGCCAGAGACCCTCAACACACCGCTGCCCGACACCATCGAGGAGGTGGAGAGCAGGTGGGAGGGACGGACGGACAGGCCAGGAGGAGGATGGATAGATGGAAAGACGGATGGGTGGGCTGGCAGGGGGATGGGGTGGTAGGAGAATGGGTGGGGTTGAGGGTGGGTGGGTTGGAGGAGGTTGGGTGGGTAGGTTAGAGGCCGAGCGGATTGGAGAAGGTTGAGCAGGTGGTTTGGAAGAGGTTGGGTGGGTGGGTTGGAGGACGAGTGGATtggaggaggctgagcaggTCAACTGGAGGATGTGTGGATTGGAAGGTGGACAGGTTGATGGGAGGAGGACAGGTGGGTGGTCTGGAGGACGTATGCATTGGAGGAGGACAGGCAGGTGGATCGGAGGATGGGGGGATGGACAAGTATGGGAGAGGACAGGAAGGTATGTTGGAGGACAGGTGGATTGGAGGATGGCCAGAGTGGAGGATTATGGGGTGGAGGAACAGACGGATGAATTGGGGGATGGACAACTGGGTGGGAATGTTGGCAGAAGAACGAGTGACGTGATTGGCTGAATGGCTGGACAGACAGATGGACAAGGTACTACCGTGCGCCATggaccctcctcctcctgctgacCTCTCATCTGCCTCCCTCCAGGGCCAAGCAGAAGAAGACAGCCAACCTCAAAGAGAAGATCCCCCTGCAGTCCCAGGACAAGGCCCCACCGAAGGAGCCCTGAAGGACCTGGATGGGGGCAGCGCTCCTGGCGGGTTCTTGCAGCCCTGGTTTGGGGATGGGCTTGAATTCACTGCGTGCCCCACATCAGGTGGCTTCCCCATGTGGGGCAGGGGAAGTCCTCAGAGGAATAAAGGAGCTCTGCCAGGGGACAGTGTCTTGGTGTTACCTGAGGCCACCTCCAACAAGGTGACACCCAATGACCGTGCCCAAGGTCACTGCCAGTAAGGTGATGCTCAAAAGCAGTGTCCCCGAGGCCACCTCCAGTAAGATGCCATCCAGAAACCTGGTCCC contains:
- the LOC118160007 gene encoding solute carrier family 22 member 6-A-like isoform X2, which translates into the protein MPFGAVLAQVGGLGRFQVLQTVLLSVPILLMASHNLLQNFTAAVPPHRCRIPSTTPAAIHGPGATLGLPSATPGPPSATIRSPDGTLRSSNGTLRSSNTILRSPDGTMGSLDGTHVSSATDVTLDGTPESPNGTRVPPEATLGSSNDTLGPSEATLGSCWRYVASAPPNGSSGPRPTEPCHDGWDYDLSIYVATIVTEWDLVCSYRQLRQMAQSIYMAGVLVGALVLGGLSDKFGRKAMLMWSYLQLGVMGTCTAFAPNYVSYCVFRFTGGMALSGFGLSIACLVVEWIPTPYRAITVAITGFAYTLGQILLAGLAYAVPHWRWLQLTVSLPFFVFLLYSWWLAESARWLVLSGKAERAVKVLQRVARINKKKEEGEKITVENLRSNMKEELAGLKSSYTISDLVRTPVIRHIFFCLSIVWFSISFSYYGLAMDLQNFGVSIYLIQVIFGAVDFPAKVVVTVSLSYIGRRVSLMVALFFAGLVIIANIFVPTELQTVRTALAVIGKGCLSASFNCVFLYTTELYPTPIRQTGLGFGSTMARVGGIVAPLVKMMDEYYPFLPPAVYGVAPVVAAVAAGFLPETLNTPLPDTIEEVESRAKQKKTANLKEKIPLQSQDKAPPKEP
- the LOC118160007 gene encoding solute carrier family 22 member 6-B-like isoform X1, with amino-acid sequence MPFGAVLAQVGGLGRFQVLQTVLLSVPILLMASHNLLQNFTAAVPPHRCRIPSTTPAAIHGPGATLGLPSATPGPPSATIRSPDGTLRSSNAIPRSPDGTSRSSNGTLRSSNTILRSPDGTMGSLDGTHVSSATDVTLDGTPESPNGTRVPPEATLGSSNDTLGPSEATLGSCWRYVASAPPNGSSGPRPTEPCHDGWDYDLSIYVATIVTEWDLVCSYRQLRQMAQSIYMAGVLVGALVLGGLSDKFGRKAMLMWSYLQLGVMGTCTAFAPNYVSYCVFRFTGGMALSGFGLSIACLVVEWIPTPYRAITVAITGFAYTLGQILLAGLAYAVPHWRWLQLTVSLPFFVFLLYSWWLAESARWLVLSGKAERAVKVLQRVARINKKKEEGEKITVENLRSNMKEELAGLKSSYTISDLVRTPVIRHIFFCLSIVWFSISFSYYGLAMDLQNFGVSIYLIQVIFGAVDFPAKVVVTVSLSYIGRRVSLMVALFFAGLVIIANIFVPTELQTVRTALAVIGKGCLSASFNCVFLYTTELYPTPIRQTGLGFGSTMARVGGIVAPLVKMMDEYYPFLPPAVYGVAPVVAAVAAGFLPETLNTPLPDTIEEVESRAKQKKTANLKEKIPLQSQDKAPPKEP